The region CGCCAACATAAGCTAAATGGTTTGCTTTGCTATTGGCAGCAATTTTGCTATTCTTCACTTCCACGAAGTTACCAATATGCACATCGTTGGACAAGTCAGCGCCTGGGCGTAGGCGAGCATAGGGGCCAATCACGGATTGATCACCAACCTTAGCGCTATCTAAATGGCTATATGGGTGAATCGTTACGCCCTTGCCAATAACGCTATTGCGAATGATGCAGTAAGGCCCAACTTTTGTACCTGAAGCCAAAGTAACGCAGCCTTCAAATATGCAGCCCACATCAATCACTACATCAGTGCCGCACTCTAAAATGCCGCGCACATCGATACGTGCCGGATCAGCAAGCGATACCCCTGCATCCATTAATTGATCGGCAACATTGAGTTGAAGTGTGCGCTCCAAACTGGCAAGTTGATCACGGCTATTGACGCCAATGGTTTCAAACTCATGATCAGCTTGTGTAGTGCGAATCGGAACACCATCCTTAACAGCCATCGCTATCACATCAGTTAGATAGTATTCACCTTGAGCATTGCTTGAACGTAAAGCTTTCAACCACTTCTTTAAAGAATTAGTAGGCAGCACCATGATGCCGGTATTGATTTCCTCAATGGCCTGCTGTGCTGGCGTTGCATCTTTCTCTTCAACAATTGCTTTTACTGAGCCATCAGCATCACGCACAATGCGGCCGTATCCCATTGGGTTGCTCAGGTTTTGAGTCAATAATGCCAATGCAGAATCTTGACCCCTTACACCATCAGCTAATTTTGCTAACTTACCAAGCGTCTTCACGCTAGTAAGCGGTACATCACCATAGAGAACTAGAGTTGGCTCTTGTACGTCTAGTTTTGGTAAGGCTTGCAATAAAGCATGTCCCGTACCTTTTTGTTCAGCCTGAAGCGCGGTGGTCACTTTGCTAAACCGAGAATCTTCTTTGCTGACATTCAGTAAGAATGTTTTTACATCAGCGGCACCATGACCCACAACTACTACGGGTCCAGTTTTACCCTTTGGGCCCTGCAATGCGAGGGCAGTATTGAGTACATGTTGTAAGAGGGGTTTGCCTGCCAAAGTTTGCAGTACTTTGGGCAGGGCGGATTTCATCCGCTTTCCTTGCCCAGCAGCCAATATGACGATATTCATAAAGAGGGATTATAAGTCCCCTGAATCATGGTTCCACAAGCCAATTCATCCAAATCTGCCTCATCGATAGCCCGATCGCCACTCGATCTTGCGGCAATTCCGGATAGCTCAGTAGAAATCTCTAGATTTTTGAAATCAAATGCCTCGCCATCCATCAAATGTGAGGGCACGATGTGGTGCATGGACCGGAAGAGATTCTCTACGCGACCAGGGTGTTTCTTTTCCCAATCACGCAACATTTCTTTCATTACTTGGCGCTGAAGATTGGGCTGGCTACCGCATAGATCACAAGGAATGATGGGGAAATTCATATCAATTGCGTATCGTTCAAGTAATTTTTCAGGAACGTAGGCCAAAGGACGAATAACAATATGTTTGCCATCATCGGAGCGCAGCTTGGGTGGCATGCCCTTCAATTTACCCGCATAAAACATGTTGAGCATGAGCGTTTCAAGAATGTCATCACGGTGATGTCCTAAAGCAATCTTGGTAGCGCCTAGCTCATCAGCCACGCGATACAAAATGCCGCGACGCAAACGAGAACATAAGCCGCAAGTCGTTTTACCCTCTGGGATTACGCGCTTCACAATACTATAGGTATCTTGCTCTTCAATATGAAAAGGAATGCCCAAGCTCCTTAGGTAATTAGGTAAAGTCTCTGCAGGGAAATTTGGTTGTTTTTGATCCAAGTTAACAGCAACAATCTCAAAATCAATTGGTGCGCGCTCTCGCAACTTCATCAAAATATCGAGCATGGCATAACTATCTTTGCCGCCTGATACGCAGACCATCACTTTATCGCCATCTTCAATCATGCCAAAGTCACCAATAGCCTGGCCCACTAAGCGACAGAGTTTTTTCTCCAGCTTATTTTCTTCGAAGACGACTTTACGAATATCACCCATAACTATCTAATTATTTTCTGATCTGTTCTCAATGCGTTTTAAGCTTGCTTAATGCGAAACACTTCAACACCGACAGAATGGCAATCGGGATACACATCTGGCTTGGCTGTACTCACCCGCGCAGCCAATACCTTCGGGTGAACCAACATGGCTGTTGCTATGTCATCACAAAAGGTTTCCTGCAAGTGAATATGCCCTTGAGAAGCACGGGCCTTGATAGTTTCGCGCATAAAGTCGTAATCCACGACTTCATCTAGCTGATCTTGCATGGGCGTATTCATGGCCAAGGGAATATATAAGTCCACATTCAGAATGACGCGCTGCTCTGCTTTTTTCTCAAAATCATGCACCCCAATATTGATATAGATTTCATAGTCGCGCAAAAATAAACGACGACAATCAATTAAAGCAGGATGAGAAAGAATTGCGTGCATAAATAATTTCTTTGTATGGTTTTAGTTCTAATTTGTCTTGAACATCACATCACGTGATGAAGGAAGTAAATGTTGTCCGCCGTCGACATATAAGGTGGTACCTGTAATGGCATTAGCATCAGCCAAAAATATTGCAGCTTTGGCAATATCTTGCGGCGTCGAAGATTTTTCTAGCGGCGTCATTTGATGCGCTTTAGAAAAACCATCATCTGTTTGATCGCCTGATGGTAAAGAGATACCGGGTGCTAGCCCAACTACCCTGAGGTGCGGAGCAAAATCCACCGCAAGCAATTCAACCGAGGTCAGAAGCGCAGCCTTAGATAGGGTATATGACAAATAATCAGGATTGAGGTTGATCAGCTTTTGATCAAGCAATTGAATGACAGAAGGAAGGCCACTATCTGCTGACGGATTTTTCTCAGTCCTACCCTTTTGAAACTCAAACATTTTTTGTGACAATAAGATAGGTGCAGTCAGGTTTACTTGCATGTGGGACTGCAGGATTTTTGCAGTCAGAGGTGAAGCGGAATTAGAGCGATCGTATTCGAAGATCGAGGCGCTATTTACTAGGCAATGCAAATGTGGAAATTCTTGGGTGACAGCAGAAAATAACTTTTCAATATTCCCCTCGTCGGCCAAGTCTGCCTGAAACAAGGCTACCTTGACCCCAAGACCTTGAATATCAGTCAGTGTTTTTTGAGCTTCCTGCTCAGAGCGCCCATAATGAATGGCTACATCCCAACCCTGGCGGGCAAACTGCAAGGCGATTTCCCGACCCAAGCGCTTAGCAGCGCCGGTCACTAAAACCGCTCTTGGATACTCGGATGGGGTGTTTGAACGAGGGTTCAATTAAATTCTCTTAGACTAGCGAGCTATGGATATTACCTTGACCAGCCTAGAAACGGAGCATAGCGAGCTCCTCAGGGCCAAAATAAGCTCTCAGATCAACTCAGAGGGCGGTTGGATACCCTTTTCCCGTTTTATGGAAATGGCCCTATATGAGCCTGCAATGGGCTATTACAGCGCCGGGGCCCATAAGCTGGGATCAGGGGGTGATTTCACAACGGCTCCCGAGCTAAGCCCCTTATTTGGGGCTGCGATTTGTTCAACCCTACTACCAGTACTGGAAGGCTTCAAAGCACAGGGTCTACCTACGCAAATTCTGGAGTTTGGCGCAGGGACGGGCAAATTGGCTAGCTCGATTCTGACTCGCCTTCATGACCTCGATTTCAGCCTGGATCGATACGACATCCTAGAAATCTCTCCTGACTTGGCGCAGCGTCAAAAAGAACACATTAGCAAAACAGTTGATCAACTGAACTCATCTACTCAGTGTGACTGGTTGAAAGCATTGCCGCAGAATTTCAAGGGAGTGATTCTTGCAAACGAAGTCATTGATGCGATTCCTTGTGACGCAATTGTTTATCAAAATGGATTTTGGTATTGGTATGGAGTGGCACTAAATGATGGCAAGCTGATTTGGAAGACGGGATCTCCGGTAGAGCAGGATTTACTACCTGAGAGTTTATTGAGCGCTAGCTTTTCAGAAAGTTACGTCACCGAACTTCATGCGCCAGCGAATGACTGGATGCGTCAAGTGGCGAGAAATTTAGACTCTGGCTTGTTTTTAACTTTTGATTATGGCTTTCCTGAAGGCGAGTATTACCACCCGCAAAGACTGGAAGGCACTCTCATGGCACATCACCGTCATCACGCAATTCAAGATCCGTTTTATCTACCAGGCTTATGTGATATCACCACTCACGTGGAGTGGTCACAAATTGCTCGTAGCGCACTGACTGAAAATGCGGATGATGTCTATCTCACCAATCAAGCCGCTTATCTACTGGATGCCGGCATTGGTGATATTGCCTTAGAGATTGGTGACCCAAGCAATCCAGAGACTTTTTTGCCGATTTCGAATTCATTACAAAAATTATTGTCGGAAGCAGAGATGGGTGAATTATTTAAAGCTTTTGCCTTCTCAAAAAATCTAGACTCTCTATTGCCAGGCTACACACTGGAAGATCTTCCAGGTCTGCGTGGGAGAAATCGCCTTTAATAACTAAGACTGGAGCGCGGCAGAAATCGCTGCCAGTCTTGCTGCCCAAAAAGCACTCCCAATACGATCACCGTTAGAGCGATCTTCTGCTGCCACAGTAGCAATGATCTCTGCCGTATTGATAGCCTGAGCATTTCTCATTGATTGAATCAGGGTGGAAACAGGTAGGCCTAATTGTTCGGCCAACCTTAATAAAGCTTGACCACGATCTGGCTTACGCCAAACATCGGCACGATTGAACCAAGCTAAAACATCAACAGCCTGAAATTTACCCTCAGTAGTTTTCAGGATGAGTGTATTGAGCTCACTAAAGATCTCGGAAAAATCACGCACCTCTGTTGGCATGCGAACACAGTCTGCCCATGAACGAATCTCACTTGAAGGTAGCCTCATCAGCGTTACAGCACAACGCTCTTCTAAATAATTCCCAACTAACTCATAATGAGATATCAACTCTTCACGGAATACTTCTTGTGCAAGTTGATTGGTTAATGTGGCCGGCAGGAAAGTCTTTGCAGCGCCCGTATTCAATAAGACTTGAAACATATGCATGGGCTTTGCCGCAGTCATTCCCCTGGCTAACTCTTGCCAAATACGCTCTGCCGATAAAGCCGCTAACTCACCCGATTGAACAATGGCTTTCAAAGCGATCATCGTTTCATCGGCAACGCTAAATTCTGGAAAGCGAGCAGCAAAGCGTGCGATGCGTAAAAGACGCAATGGATCCTCTGCAAATGCATCTGATACATGTCTAAATACTTTGGCAGCTAAATCCTCTTGTCCGTTATAGGGATCTAGGATCGGCCCAATCCATGTTCCATCTAGCCCCACTTCTTGCGCCATTGCATTGATGGTTAAATCACGACGCTCTAGGTCTTGCTCTAGAGTTACCGATGGATCAGCATAAAAATGAAAACCTTTATACCCTTTACCTGTTTTTCTTTCGGTACGGGCTAAGGCATATTCAGCCTGTGTGTCTGGATGCAAAAAAACAGGAAAATCTTTACCAACTGGTCGAAAGCCTTTAGCAACCATCTCCTCAACACTCGAGCCCACAACAACATAGTCAATATCGTGAACCGGTAAACTCATCAAGGTGTCGCGAATTGCGCCGCCGACGGCATAGATCTTCATTACCGCATGCCCTCTAGACTGCGTCGACTTATCTTGAATACATCAGGTAATGCATCTACTGCATTTACGGGCAGAACATTGGGAACTTGCATTGATGCAATATTATCGCGTGACATCAAAGTGGGACCAGGCAAAAACTCAAATGCCAATGCCTGTAAATATCCAACAAATGCGGGGACAGGAATAATGACGCATTTTGTATGTACCTTGCGTGCAGCCAATTCCACAATCTCCTTCATGCTGTAAACAGTCGGGCCAACCAGGTCATAGACTTGATGAATCGTTTGTGGCATCGTCAGTGCACCTACAAATGCACTAGCTACATCATCTACGCTAACGGGTTGAAATTGCGCCTGATAATTTGCCAAAGGTAGTGCTGGAAATAATTTAGTAAGCTTGGAAAATAAATTAATAAACTGATCTTGCGCACCAAAAATGACTGATGGCCTAAAAATTGTCCAATCGAGTGAACTTGCTTTAACAGCCAACTCTCCATCGCCCTTGCTACGCTGATACATCGATGGCCCCTGTGAGTTCGCACCTAAGGCGCTCATATGAAGATAACGCTTAAGGCCATGCAACTGCATCGCAGTAATAATATTTTTAGGGAGATCTACATGCGCAGCCTTAAACACTTTTCCATAAGGCTGAGCTTCCTTGTCATGCAGCACGCCTACTAAATTAATGACTGCCCCTCTTAGCTGAATGCGACCACAGAGATTTTGCAATTCATCAAAGTCATGAACATCCGCATCTTCGAGATGTACCTTCGGCAACAGACGTAACTCTCGACCCGCAACAACATGGCTAGTTGGGATTAATACCGAATAACCAGCTGCCTGTAACTGAGCCGCTATTACGCGCCCCACAAATCCATTACCGCCAATCAGAAGAATGTCATATTTCATGGGGGCTTTTCTCGCTGTATATCAGCGCTTAGGGTAATTCAGATGGAGTAGCGGCCTTAGGCGTAATAACTCCTAAACGCTGTTTTAAAGATTGACTCTGTCCATTCAATACAGATGAATAGTAATTAGCATTTGATAACACGTTCTTGACGTAGACTCGCGTCTCTGGAAAGGGAATGGTCTCAGCAAAAATAGCGCCTTCAGTAGGCCCATTTAATTTTTCTCGCCATGCTTTTGAACGTGCAGGTCCAGCATTGTATGCCGCAGATGCTAATACCCAAGAGCCATCCAAATCAATCAAAACCATATTAAGATAATTAC is a window of Polynucleobacter asymbioticus QLW-P1DMWA-1 DNA encoding:
- a CDS encoding class I SAM-dependent methyltransferase, with amino-acid sequence MDITLTSLETEHSELLRAKISSQINSEGGWIPFSRFMEMALYEPAMGYYSAGAHKLGSGGDFTTAPELSPLFGAAICSTLLPVLEGFKAQGLPTQILEFGAGTGKLASSILTRLHDLDFSLDRYDILEISPDLAQRQKEHISKTVDQLNSSTQCDWLKALPQNFKGVILANEVIDAIPCDAIVYQNGFWYWYGVALNDGKLIWKTGSPVEQDLLPESLLSASFSESYVTELHAPANDWMRQVARNLDSGLFLTFDYGFPEGEYYHPQRLEGTLMAHHRHHAIQDPFYLPGLCDITTHVEWSQIARSALTENADDVYLTNQAAYLLDAGIGDIALEIGDPSNPETFLPISNSLQKLLSEAEMGELFKAFAFSKNLDSLLPGYTLEDLPGLRGRNRL
- the glmU gene encoding bifunctional UDP-N-acetylglucosamine diphosphorylase/glucosamine-1-phosphate N-acetyltransferase GlmU; protein product: MNIVILAAGQGKRMKSALPKVLQTLAGKPLLQHVLNTALALQGPKGKTGPVVVVGHGAADVKTFLLNVSKEDSRFSKVTTALQAEQKGTGHALLQALPKLDVQEPTLVLYGDVPLTSVKTLGKLAKLADGVRGQDSALALLTQNLSNPMGYGRIVRDADGSVKAIVEEKDATPAQQAIEEINTGIMVLPTNSLKKWLKALRSSNAQGEYYLTDVIAMAVKDGVPIRTTQADHEFETIGVNSRDQLASLERTLQLNVADQLMDAGVSLADPARIDVRGILECGTDVVIDVGCIFEGCVTLASGTKVGPYCIIRNSVIGKGVTIHPYSHLDSAKVGDQSVIGPYARLRPGADLSNDVHIGNFVEVKNSKIAANSKANHLAYVGDSIVGSRVNIGAGTITCNYDGVNKHQTIIEDDVFIGSDTQLVAPVRVGRGATLGAGTTLTKDAPANQLTVSRAKQISLQWQRPVKQEKKVATKKAVAKKLAIKKVTNKKPAVKKFAVKKSTKGKK
- the ttcA gene encoding tRNA 2-thiocytidine(32) synthetase TtcA; the protein is MGDIRKVVFEENKLEKKLCRLVGQAIGDFGMIEDGDKVMVCVSGGKDSYAMLDILMKLRERAPIDFEIVAVNLDQKQPNFPAETLPNYLRSLGIPFHIEEQDTYSIVKRVIPEGKTTCGLCSRLRRGILYRVADELGATKIALGHHRDDILETLMLNMFYAGKLKGMPPKLRSDDGKHIVIRPLAYVPEKLLERYAIDMNFPIIPCDLCGSQPNLQRQVMKEMLRDWEKKHPGRVENLFRSMHHIVPSHLMDGEAFDFKNLEISTELSGIAARSSGDRAIDEADLDELACGTMIQGTYNPSL
- a CDS encoding complex I NDUFA9 subunit family protein, encoding MKYDILLIGGNGFVGRVIAAQLQAAGYSVLIPTSHVVAGRELRLLPKVHLEDADVHDFDELQNLCGRIQLRGAVINLVGVLHDKEAQPYGKVFKAAHVDLPKNIITAMQLHGLKRYLHMSALGANSQGPSMYQRSKGDGELAVKASSLDWTIFRPSVIFGAQDQFINLFSKLTKLFPALPLANYQAQFQPVSVDDVASAFVGALTMPQTIHQVYDLVGPTVYSMKEIVELAARKVHTKCVIIPVPAFVGYLQALAFEFLPGPTLMSRDNIASMQVPNVLPVNAVDALPDVFKISRRSLEGMR
- a CDS encoding SDR family oxidoreductase, with the translated sequence MNPRSNTPSEYPRAVLVTGAAKRLGREIALQFARQGWDVAIHYGRSEQEAQKTLTDIQGLGVKVALFQADLADEGNIEKLFSAVTQEFPHLHCLVNSASIFEYDRSNSASPLTAKILQSHMQVNLTAPILLSQKMFEFQKGRTEKNPSADSGLPSVIQLLDQKLINLNPDYLSYTLSKAALLTSVELLAVDFAPHLRVVGLAPGISLPSGDQTDDGFSKAHQMTPLEKSSTPQDIAKAAIFLADANAITGTTLYVDGGQHLLPSSRDVMFKTN
- a CDS encoding polynucleotide adenylyltransferase, which codes for MKIYAVGGAIRDTLMSLPVHDIDYVVVGSSVEEMVAKGFRPVGKDFPVFLHPDTQAEYALARTERKTGKGYKGFHFYADPSVTLEQDLERRDLTINAMAQEVGLDGTWIGPILDPYNGQEDLAAKVFRHVSDAFAEDPLRLLRIARFAARFPEFSVADETMIALKAIVQSGELAALSAERIWQELARGMTAAKPMHMFQVLLNTGAAKTFLPATLTNQLAQEVFREELISHYELVGNYLEERCAVTLMRLPSSEIRSWADCVRMPTEVRDFSEIFSELNTLILKTTEGKFQAVDVLAWFNRADVWRKPDRGQALLRLAEQLGLPVSTLIQSMRNAQAINTAEIIATVAAEDRSNGDRIGSAFWAARLAAISAALQS
- a CDS encoding dihydroneopterin aldolase, which gives rise to MHAILSHPALIDCRRLFLRDYEIYINIGVHDFEKKAEQRVILNVDLYIPLAMNTPMQDQLDEVVDYDFMRETIKARASQGHIHLQETFCDDIATAMLVHPKVLAARVSTAKPDVYPDCHSVGVEVFRIKQA